In bacterium, the genomic window GGAGCGCGTCCGGGCAACGGTAGTTGTGGCAGAATTAACCGAAGCCTTGGTTGTTCAGGAGCAGGGGCGTTTCGCAGAGGAGAAGATCGACGAAATTCTACGCTCTCTGTCCTCCGAGAGTCGTATCCAAGCCGAACTGCACATTGAACAGCTGGTTCAGCTACTCTCGGGACAAAACGAACGAAGAGAAGCACAGGAAAGGGAGCTCGCAATCACAGCGGTTGGATGAGGCAGAGGAGACAGGTCGGTAGCCGTGGGAACAATTACCACTACCCACGGCTACCCTCGCCTAGTTTATCCTCTCTAAGTCAGGATCTTTTTGTCATTCTGAATGTAATGAAGAATCTCTTTTCCTTCTATCACCCTTGCAGCCAATAGTGACAAAGCTTCTAGATCCTCGTTTTCACGAGGATGACGACTATCATTATTAAAAATAAGTAATTGGAAGATGAAAAGATCTCCCTCCTTTGAGTTCTTCTCATTTGACAAAACCGATGATACAGCCTTCTTCCCCGTAAACCGGCACATAACCCTCGGTTCGTTTTGGAGAATTGGCCCCAAGTTCACGGTTGCAATCACGGTGCATCACCCCGTCGTAAAGCACTCGCCCACCGACATAGACTGGTGAGAGGGTCAGAACCAAGATGGTTAACCAGAGTCTTAGTAGGTCTTTGCCGGAGTTGAACAAATTTCTCCCTCCTTACTCTAGACTGGGTGTTGCTGTTTGCTGGACAGTTGGACTTGTCTCAGGGATAAGGTCGTCTGTTGGCGAAGTCACTAGCAAGACCAACATCAAGGTCAGTCCCACCAACAGGGTCACGCTCAGACCGAGGCGGTATTCCTTCTTCAAATCCCCTCCTTAACTAACATTGTTATAGGTCATTATAACACTTCGTCGGTGGTTAGGCACTGAAGATTGAAAGGAGAACGATACCAAAAAGAGTGATCACAATACCAAAGATCTCTTTTTTTCGCAGAGGATCACGAAAGACAAAATAAGCTAAAACTGCGAAGAGAGCGCTGTAGGCTCCAGCAATCGGAGCAACAACCGCTACCAGTCCCCTTTCAATACCGAGGTTATAACTAAAAGAACCAATGCCAAGAATCAAAGAATTCAAAATTAAAACTGGCAAAATTCCCTGAAAAGTGGGTTTAACCAGCTTGATTCTTCTTACTCTCATAAAAAAGTAAACAAAGACATACATGAGCTGGGAGAGAACAATCGGCCAGTACCAGCCGAGCTCTTGGACCGGAATTTTCAAAAAAGCCCAATAGACTCCCCAACACACCATGGAGACAAGAGCAAAAAGAACCGAGCGAGAGGAAAGAAGTTTTTGAGCTTTTAAATCCTGGAAATCCAGAGATGAAATCACGATCCCGGCAAAGATAATGATAATCGAGAGACTTTGCGGCTGGTTAATCTTCTCACCGAGGAAAATTAAAGAGAGGATGACTGTCAGAGCTGCAAAGGAGCCAACCAGGGTTCCAGCCAAAGAAGCGCTCCCTTCTTTCATCGCTTCATAAAAAGTAGTTGAAGCGGCGGCGGCGACGAGGCCGAGAGCCAGATTCAGAAGCAAAAGCGCAAAAGTTAAGTTTTTTAAATCAGAAAGAAAAAAAGGAGCAAAAACGATAAAGAGAAGAAACTGGAAGACAATAAACCAGATCGTAGTTGAGTAGGGTCCGATTTTGCGGGTGGCGACCGCCCCAAAGATGTCCCCCACTCCCCAGCCAAAGAAAGCAAGAAAGGCAAAAAGAATGGCCATTAAAGAAAATTGTACGTTCGGATGAGGATAAAGTCAAAGACGAATGATCTCTCCCCCAACTACCAAATTGATCACCCGTCCTTTGGAGCACTTGTCAGCTAGCTGAGTCGTTGTCCCACCAGCTTGGGCGGTGCACACGGAAGCGTCTCTTCTTGAATTCTCGGCGGTGCTTGCGTTCAACCACGTAGAGTAGGCCGAGTGTGACAGGAATGAGCGGTAGCCAGGTAGCGATGAAAGCCTCAAACCTGCTCAGTGAGGTCACGTCGAAGAACACCGAGGTTATCATGGCAATGGTAGAGCTCAAGACTACGGCAACGACGAAGATCTCGATGTCAGTCCAGCGGCGCTTCATGACTTATCTCCCGCTTTTGACAGGTTCGAACTTGATGAAGAGCGGTTGGATGGCGTTTGGAACACGTCCGTGAGTTTTGCAGGTGACTTTCTTTTTTTCTCCGCAAAACACGCCGCAGCTGGGACAGGCAAAGCCGCGTTCCGCTCCCTCGTCGAGAAACTCGATTGTCGCTTGAGCGATCTTCTGAGCTTGTACCTTGGAGATCCCGGCTTTTTCAGCCCACTTCTCGACCTTTTCTAAAGCGGCTTGAACTCGCAGATTGGGAAAAGCCAACGGCTTCCAAGAGTTGGTGGTGGCAACCATTATCAGTCTCCTTTGTGAGTATTGAGTTGTTGTTTGTGATTTTAAGCTGAGGTTGATCGTTTGTCAAAGAGGTGGTGGCGGGGTGAGTGGTTTGGACTCCACTACTTGGATTTACCCCGCCTCTTTTCTCTCTTCTTTCCTCTCCAAACTTCTTCGGTGACGAGAAGGAGGAGTCCGGAAAGGACTACGATATCTCCGGGACTGGCTATCACACCACCACGAATTAGTTTGATGACGATTTGATCTCTTAGCGCAGTAAGGTTGCCCTCACCCTCTTCGACGACAACGTTTTTTGTTTGCGGCGCCCACGCCCCAGCTTCATAGTTTAGAGCGTAATCTGAGTTGATCGCTCTAGCTAGGACGGGTCTTTCTACCGGCATGAGCCCACCGTTGGCGAGTATCACGGAAAGATTCGTAGCCAAACCCACAAACATAACCACTACTCCGAGGCGATCGCGGTAAATCCAGAGCACTATCGGAGCGCAGGCAATGGTCAAGGGGACAAGGATCCGAACCGTCAGGTCTGTGTCCGCGAGGCGGATAGCGGCAAACTGAACTACAAGTAGTAATAGCGCCGCTACGGCACTGCAGCCCTTCAACAGTTCTCGATCTACCGCCTGTTTCTTGGTCAGAGATCCTTGCATTGGCCGTTTCCTTTGCTCTCACCGCGGATTTTCAGGTAGCCGAAGACCAAAGCCGTTGGCAGCCAGCAAGCCAAGAACAGTAGCAGAATTGCCCCTGTGGCTGCCGGTCCGGTCCAGTTGACGAAGAAGGACCAGCTTAGGGTTAGAGCATACATGAGGATTAAACTTAGAAAGGTGCTCCAGATGAAAAGAGGCACTTCTTTCGCCCACTCAATCCATTCCTTGAACCAGGTTTTCATGTGATCGACCCTCCTTGGTTATTGAATTGTTCTTGCTCATTATACAGTTTGTGGGGAAATTTTGATTAAAATAATAAAGGCGGTGGGCAGGGGTTAAAAAATGATTGTCTCTCCCCTGCCCGCACCTTTCTTCCAAATTACCGGTTTACCAGTCGAAGAGGAGATCAGCGATTGGTTCTCGGAAGGCGACGACTGCTGCCACGACGACGGCGACGGCGACAACTGCTATGATCAGACCGTACTCGGCAAGCTCTTGACCACCTTCCCTCTTCAGTTTCTGACCGAAGAGTGTCAGTTGTACCCAAAGACCGAGAATCAAGTTCATCCGGTTTTCTTCCTTTCCTTTTCCTACCTGCTTGTCTGCAGGGCTATTCGCTTCGACTGTCTGTGGGCGGGTCGAAGTTCGGATGCTCTTCTCCCACAGGTACTACAGTGACGGTTATCTGGTTGGGACGCAGGTTCTCAGCCAGAGCTTCAGCGAGAGCAATAGCAGGGGCAACCTCGGATGGCCCCGTCACCTTATCATCGATCCAAACTTTGAGGACAGCTTTGAAACCGTCGTAGTCCACTAATGCAAGGTCACGGACTGCAGGGTGTGCTCCGATGGTATCGTCTACGATCGTAAGATCGATGGGTTTGCCACTGTTGCTCTTGATCTGGAGGCGGAAATCGACGAGACTATTTTCCTCAGTGCTTGCGGTCTCACTTTCGTTCGCAGCCTCTACATGCACTTCCCGCAAAGCTTCCAGCAAGGTTTCACCAAGTGGACTGAGCCCTTCGTCTTCGGCCGGGTCGGAGTCAGCCTGATCTCTTTCTCTTGATAGAGTCAGGGGTAGATCTTCTTCGCGCTGTAGTTCAGGGTCGACCTCTGCCTCAGCGGTCGGGCCAGACTCTTCGCCTGGAGACTGAGAGCCGTGTTCGTGTCGAAGTGACGGAAAGAGTTCGTCGAATTGGCCAAATAGCTCCTCGAGAAACTCTAGTTTGTCGGAATTCTCCATGACCACGATGAGGGCCTCAATATCCTCGTCTCTGACACCAAAACGCTGCCCGTCGATCTCGAAGTAGAGAATCATCGAGTCGAGTCCGTCTTCCCAAAATACCCCAGCTTCGATACGGCGCAGACGCTTCTTCAAGACGCGTTTCAAGGCTTTCACCTTGAGGTCTGTTGGGCCGCGGAGCAATTCCGTCTGCTCGTACCGGCGCTTTTGGCGTCGAAGTCTCTGCGCCTCGTCCTGTTCTTTGAGTCTCTTCTCTCCTTCAGAAGTGAGTTCGTGGAGAAACTTCATGTTTCCACCAACGACTGCTGAGGGAAAGCGCTCTTGGAGTAATCCTGCAGCGGTGAGCACGCGCACATGCTTTTGGCAAGTGCGCAGATAGATCTTTACCCGCCCTTGCGTTTGGGTTGGTAGGATCTGACAAACCATTGAAGTGGTTAGTGGCCCGAGCTTGAAAGCGGCCAAGACTTCGTAGCCAATTTCCCGCATCGGCTGGACTTGTGGTAGGCGTTTGCCGTTCATGATCAGCTCTCCTTCACTTCACTCTTCCGTTCTTTTCGAAGTGGATCTTAGCATTTTTGGGCACAACAGGCAAATATTTACTCGCTTGGTTGCTAAAGAGAAAAGTGGTATAAATGAACAAAAGCTCGAGGGAAGGATCCCAAGAAAGGGGAGGCTTTGGATGAAGACCAAAATGTTGGCTGTCTTTACGGTCGTGTCGGTGTTCTCAGCTGTGCTTTTGGTGGTACTCTCGATGGTTCCAGTCAGCTGGACGTTCATCAGCCCAGAGCTGGACCCTCTCGCTCACATCGCGGGCGGTTTGAGCCTGACGGTCATGGTGGGATTGGGCCTATCAACAACAACGAACCACCGGGACAACCCGCTCATCACTACGCTAAGGATTTTGGCGGCGGCTGTTTTCGCATTTGCGGTTTGGGCGGCTATTGAGGCGCTTCAGTCTTTTGTTCCCAACCACGGCCCGGAAATGGCAGATGTGAGAGCGGATCTAGCCGGAGTGTTGATTGGCTTGGCGATTTTGTTTCTGCTTGAGCCAGCCATCGCCCTTGTACTCAGGAGACAGATCGAGTCGTGAGTTGGCACGGTTTCCTGAGCTTCACCGTGCCCTCCCCTGTTTTTGACGTCGGTAGTGAGTTGACTTTCCCACAGTTTTGTTAGAACATTGTTATAACGTAAACGTTACACTCGTCTTTCTAACAGGAGGAAGTTTTTATGCGACAAAAAATTATTAAAGTTGGCAATTCGGCTGCAGTTACCATCCCAAAAAATATTCTTGAGGAAAAAAATCTTAAGATTGGTGACTTAGCTGAGTTTGATATTCAGTCGATTAGCAAAAAAACAAAAGTTACCCCAGAATTTGTTGAATGGGTTGATAAGTATATCGAAAACAACCGCCCAGCACTTGAAGAGCTAGCCAACAAATAAAGCAACATGAAATATCCTTCTTTGGACGAAGTAGTTGCTTTGCATTTTCGTATTACTGAAAAGACAGGCGGTTCTCAAGGAGTTCGAGACTGGGGCCTTTTAGCCTCGGCTTTAGGTCGTCCCCAAGCGAGTTTTGCTGGTGAAGATCTCTACCCTTCTTTGGAACTTAAAGCAGCGGCTCTAATCCAGTCTTTATCCTCCAACCATCCTTTTGTTGATGGTAATAAACGAACAGCTTTAGCAACACTGGAATATTTTTTGTTTTTAAATAAAGGTGAATTAAGAGCAACACAAAGAGAAAGGGTCGACTTTACACTTTGGGTGGAGAACGAAAAACCAAGTCTCGAAGAAATTTCACTTTGGATCAAGAAACACTTTAAATAACAAAATTGGGGTTGGTGGACTAGATCCCTCTCCTTTCAACTAGTCCAAGTGTAGTGACCGCTCGTACACGTAAAGCTTCTCTTCCCGTCTTTGTTTGTTTCGGAAAGCTCAGAGTTGCAGCTGGGACAGAGAGCTTTTCCGGAAGAAAAGATCGGCGAGATGACTCGGATCCCTGACCGCGGCGGAAGATCACTTTCTTCCCGCTGTCTTAGGGCTGATTGGGCCGGGCTTTTTGGTACGGACCGACGAGGTCGCGGTTCTGGCAGGCGCTCTCGAGGTGGTGTTGGAAGTGCGAGACTTTGCTCATACTTGGGCCACGGCTTTTTTCGTACAACCGGTTTTTTGGTTGGGCGGCGCCAAATGTGGTAGCCGGTGTATCTTTTCAGTGGGCCGGTGACTTCGAGTTCTGTAATTTCAGGACGTGACTCGAAAAGAAGCTTGGCTACTGCACCTATTTGACGTAAGGCGCGTTCCCGAGGAATTAAGAACTCTTTGTTTAGGTCGGTTTCCAGGTCAGCCGAAAACAGTAGATCACGGAGTCGCACTTCTGAAAGAAGCGGTTTTCCGTACCAGTCTGCCTTTACTTTTCCCCCGCCGTTCTCGAATGTGAGGCGGTAGTCCCCTTCCCAACGAAAGGCTCCCTTTCCATTCAGAACAACTTTGGCGGTTCCGTCGCCTAGACGTTCAATACCAAAGAAAGTCATTCCCAGACTACCGTACATCTCGAAGTCGTGCCAGAACAACCACATCATAAAGGCAACAAAGCCAATTAGAGCGGCTGGAACGGTAAGACCAATCAGAACTTCCATAACCCTCTCCTTGTTTAGTTTGGTTTGGATTGTAAGTTTCTTTTGGGTTGTTGTCAAAGTGAAAAATTTGAGAAAATTTGCCAATGAAAAAGGGAAGTCCTTTGCTGGGGCTTCCCTTGTTCGTGTTGTTCGCGCGGTTCGGATCTCAGGACTGGGCGAAGAGTCTGACACTGTTGGCCGCCTCGACGACGAGTTCGACGTCCTTCTTTGAATCGGGAACACCGGAGAAGGCAGCGACGCCGACGAAACTTTCGGGGCTGCAATCATCCAATGCGAAGAGAGCAACACCGCCTTCGAAGGTGGTCTCGATGTCCTTGCCGTGCCCGTTGCGGATCTTCTGTTCCAGCGGGCCGGTGTTGGCCTGCAGGAAGAGGGCGGTCCTAGCTTTCTTGTGCGCGGTTGCGTTGTGGCGCGGCTGCCAGTCTCCCATTGGAGTTTGAACGAGCACCTCGCCGGCCGGGTCGAGCACAATGAAGGCACCACGTCTGGGTTGCTTGCCGATAAACTTCTCGCGAAAGTGTTCCCGTACGTAGGTTGCCATCTCCATCGCTGTCACGTCGCTGATCGAGCGTCTGATCCGAAGCTTGGACGGGTCAATCATGTCTCTTCTCCCTCTGGAAAGCCAGATAGACTGGCGAACAAAACGTTATCGGAAATTATAGCAAAAATTGAGGCTAAAGTCAAATACTATAAGTCACTCGTAGCTGATATTTCCTACCGGAAATCAGCTACTGCGTGTCTTGCGTTCAAGCATAGTCTGACGACTATTTGCTTGATCTTGGGATTTTCAAAAGAAGTTGAGTTTTAAAGTCCCGCAACCACTGCGTGGTTGTAGGCTAATCTTTGAGGGCTCTATCAAGAAAAGCTTGCGTTCTACGAACTTGGGATTTTCGAAAGAGAATAAGTTTTAAAGTCCCGCAACTGCTGCGCAGCTGTAGGCCTCTTTGAGGGCTAGATCAAGAAAAGCCAGGGATCCTAAAAATTGTTTTGATTGGAATAAAAACTGAGGTGTGAGGAGACTCCCGTTGTTTGTTGCGCCAACGGGAGTCCCTGGTCCTGTCTGGAAGAGCTCTTCAGTACTCTTTCAGGACAGCGCCTTGGGCAATCGAGAAGAGAGTCGCAGCGATCTCCCTGACGCTGGGTTCGGTTTCCCTGCGCAGGTGGTCAAAGGCCGCGAAGTTTGAGAGTTGGTTGAAAGTGCCAAAGCTGCAGAGCAGACAGAGCGTCCGAACCGCTTGGGCTTGGCTGACTCCCTTCTTCAGTTTTCCGGCAGAGAGGCGTTTCACCAAGTTTTCGATTTGGTGGCGCTGAAGGATCTCGAGCTCTTCTTGCGGCTGGAACTTCTCGCCCCGCAGAGTGAAGAAGCCTTCGAGACTGCGCATGATCTCGTAGTATCTGCACCAGACTCTGACCCAAGTCTTCAGCACTTCTCGGAGTGCGACCACTGGGTCAGCGTGGAGAGAAGCTGTTTCAGTGCTATGAAGATCCCCTTCCTTGATTCGCCCGACTTCATCCTCGAAGATCGTGATGAGAAGAGCTTCCAAAGAGTGAAAGTGCTGGTAAACAGTGGGGCGGGTGAAACCGGCACTTTTGGCGATCGTCCGAATGTTGGCTGCGCAGAGACCCTCGTCTATGATCAGGGCTAGAGCAGAGTCAAGAATACGACGACGCGTCCGTGTAACAGTCTCGAGACGTTTGACCGAGTGATACGGTCTTGGCATTGCGGGTCCCTTTCTTTCCCTGGTAGTGGGTGGGAACTCCCGTTGTTTGTTGCGCCAACGGGAGTCCCTGCTCTTTGTTTTTCCGCTTAGTCGACCAAACGCACTCCGTCAAGTGGTGGGGCGATGATCTGTCTGGCGCGAAATTCCAGGGTTACCGCTTCTTGCTCGACATTGTCAGCCTCGGAACGTTTCTTTCGTGCTTCTTCAGCCTTGACGGAGATTTGGGCGAGAAGAACGGTCCGCAGGGTCTGAAGTGTGAGAGAAACGTGAGCGTCCCAGTTGTAGGGTAGATTCTCAATCCCGCTTTCCATCCGGGCAATTCTTCCTTCTCTTCTTGAGAACAGGTACGAGAAGCTAGAATCGCTGGCGAAAGCGATCTTTAACCAGAACGACCCTCCCAGAAGTGTGAAGTAGAGCTGGTAGACTGTCGTTGCCTCAGCAGGAGGATACCGGTCCTCGTAGAAATTGATGCGGTGCAGCTCGTTGCTGAGACCAGAGAGATTGAAGATCTTGGTTCCAGCTTCCAGAGCACCTTTGTTAACGCTCGGATCAACTTCGCCTAGCGGCAAAGTGATACGACAGCCCCTTGTCTCTTCCTGATCCATGACTCATCCCTTTCTTGCGGACTATCCGCAAAAACTTGTTCTGACACGACTATCGTGCAGATCAGAATGGATTTTACTAAAAATGGTTGGGTGATGCAACTATGGGTCTTGTGGAATAAAAATGTTGGTAGAGACTCCCGTTTGTGGGCGAAACGGGAGTCCCTTGATCTCTGCTTCTTCTAGCGGCGCCGTGTCAGCTCGCCCAGATCGATGACGTGGACTCCTCTCAGGTTGAGACCAGGTCGATGATCCTGTTGACAGGGGCGGATGTGAAGGTGGCAGTCCGGCGCGAAGCTTGGGTGTTCCTCGATCCACTTTCGGTGTGCTTCACGAACTGGCTCCATCAAGCCGGCGACGAACTCCTTCTCGAGGTGGTTCTGGGCCACATGCTGGAAGTGAGCGAAGACGTTGGTGTAGACGGTTTGGAAAGCCGGGGCTCCATCTTCCCTGGTCCAGGCTTCTTCCACCATTTCGCGTACCACGATTCGGTAGAGGGCCAAGATCTCCCGGGTCAGGGCTTCTCGATTCTCTGCCACCACGAAGTCACCTATCTCGGGGTCATTTTCGACCGCCTCCCTGACCGCGTCGATGTGATTTGTGACTCGGATGTCGCGGATAAGTCGTGCGGTGCTTTGCCCAGAGAGTGTGGGAAAAAGACCTCCCACCTCGGCCTCAACGGTGTCTGGGTTGTCCAAGAGGTAACCAAGACTGTAACCGGTTGTCACGATTGATCCTTCCTTTCGATCGCTAGGTTCCTTTTTGTGTTTAAATTTTAACACACTGCATCAACTATAGGGTAAGATGGGAGGTGGAAAGGAATTTATTTTAGAACTTGGGAGTGGAGTTGGATTTCGCTTCTGGAAAATTAGGAAATTTCTTTGATACTTCTCTTACAGTTCTTACTTCCGCAGTTGCAGGCCATCTCCATACCTGGAGGCATATCTTGAGAGTAATCGCTGGTTATTTCTTCACCTTTTTGAATAGTTCGTGTTGCTATATCAGAAAATTCTCTAGGTTCGGTATTGGCATCGCAAGAATGGTTGACGTATCTTTCAGGCTCTTGCATAGCGACATACTTACCGTCCTTGAAAGCAACATATTCTTGGTCTTTGTCTGAAAGTTGGGCAAACTCTTTTTTAGTCAAAAGGTGTGAGGTGTCCCACTGCAGCACCACTTCGCCTTTGTGGAAGTTGCGAGCGGCGAAAACTCCCTGACCATCGATGTTTGAGTGTTCAAGAAAAACTTGGTCTGTTTTCATTTTACCTTGACTACAAGTTCTTCAAAACTAGTTTCGGGGTCTAGTTCTCGACTGAAGACGCGGTCTTCAAACTCGACTAGAGTCACCTCGGCGGTGATGCGCACAGTCCCTTCTTTGAGGTGGCCGCCCACTACTGAGCCATCTTTGCGGGAGACGCTGATGTGGATGTGAGACTCCCCTTCTCCGAGAGTTCCTTCGACAGAGACGATCTCCAAGTCTTCTTCAAAAACTTTTTTATCTGCCTTTTCCGGAGTGGCTCCGGGCATCCGTAAAGTTACTTGGTTCAAGCCGCCGACAATACTTATTATAGTAGAGGCCGTGATCGAGTTGTCCGCACAATATTGGAGCAAAGAGGCACGAAGTTTTTCTCTCGGGTGGAGTCGGAAGGTGTGGAATTTCAAAAAAGCTTACCCCCAATTTTGGCGTCTTTGTCTGGTCGGACTAGTACTACTCTCCCCTGCTCGTCTGGGACACCTAAAGTTAAACATTCGGAAATAAAGGGGCCAATTTGTTTGGCTGGGAAGTTGACGACACCGAGTACCAACGTTCCGGTTAGTTCTTCTTTTTTGTAAAGATCGGCGACTCGAGCGCTGGATTTTTTAATACCAATTTCCGGACCAAAATCGATAGTCAACTTATAAGCCGGTTTTCGAGCCTGCGGAAAATCCTCAACTTTAATTATCTCGCCGAGCCGAATATCGAGCTTAGAAAAATCTTCGTAGGAAATCATAAAAGGAGTTTAACACTGAAAAAAGAAGCTGACAAATGGGTGGCTTTTGATCTCTCTCCTTTTTCAGAGATCGAAAACCTTTCAACCAGTCTTTGATTCACTAAAGTCGGGGTCTTGTGACTGGAAGATAGTACCAGCCCAGACCCAGAACGACCAGACTAACCCCGACACCACAGAGAGCAGCGGGATTATCAGGAATCTGGGTCGATAAAGCCAGTGTCACGGCCAACCCCAGAATAAATGCAGCCACAATAAGCTTCACCGCAGTCATGACCACCTACTTTAGGGTAGAGACCCTTCGTAGATGACAGCGTAAGTGTAGCGACCGCTCTCGGCGATGACAACCCCAATTCCGATCCGCTCGTAGTGCGGATTGAGAGTGTTGGCCCGATGAGGCAGACTCTCCCAGAGCATCTTTGCCGCACGAGTGGCCGTTCCTTCGATTGGCCAGTTGTTCCAAGCCAGATTCTCCCCCGCCCAAGCGTGTCCTATTCGCGCTTGGTCCATGAGACAGACGAAGTTGCAACCATCCGGTGGTGCGTGACCGAAGTAGTGATTGAGCGCCATGTCTTCGGCTCGATACTGAGCTACTATACTCAGAGTTGGATCGAGTCGGAGCGCGTTTCTACCAGTCCTCATTCTTTGTTCGTTGAGTAGAAGAAAGAGCTGGTCGGCCGGGTTTGCGGGTGGTGCTGGAGTCGCTGTTGGTAAGACAACCACAGTTGCGGTTGGTACCGGCTCGACTGTTGCTCCCGCGACCGCAGCTTCTTTCTTGGCTTCAGAACGGCAGGCCAGAGTCAGGAGCATCAGCCCCGTTGCGACGGCAACTATAAGTTTAGAGCGCATGATCTCACCCTTTCAGTTGGTTGAGTCCTCACACAAGGAGGAGACTCAGACAAAACCGCCGCAATACGCAGACAGTCAAGCCTTGATACGATCTTTCTGAGTTTCTTCACGATCGACTCCTTCAGAGCCCGCTTGCTTGTTCGAAAGTGATTTTAACACTAAAGGTAAAGTTTGGAACTAGTTAAAAAAGGGAAAAGTGGTCGTGACCTCTCTCCTTTTCAGAGATCTCGACCTTATTGTCAGTTCTTGATCCAGCCGCCGGCGAAACTGCTCTCGTAGAAATCATCAGGTCCCATATAGATCCCGGCAGTTTCGTAACCGGCGAACTTACCGAAGCCGGAGTTGAACATCTCGTAGGTTTGGGAGTAGTAGACCATACCACCGTCTTCGAAGTCGATTTCTCCCCGACCGAGTCTGACTGAGTGCAGCAGTTGTCGTGAGACTTGTCTTAGAAAGGCATCCGCATCGCGTCTTGTGGTACGGAGTAAACCTCGAAGTGTCATCCCCCAGATCGGCTCTTCATCGGCAAAGACCAGTTCTTGGCTTTGGGTTACTTTGCTCCCAACAGACCAAATCTCGAAGCGGAAGCGCTTTCGGCTGTAAACCCAGACTTCGGCTCGCGGAAGCAGCACTGCCGCAGGTCGCTCGCTTTCTTTTCCCGACAAGTGGTGGTAGCGAGACTCAATGACGAAGTCGCGAACTTCTTTTACTCTTAACATGAGTCCAACTCCTTTACTTAAGCCCGAGTTCGGTAATCAGCTCTGGCTTGACCTCTGACATTGAAGTTGCGCAGGAACCGCGCAGCCGAAAGGTTGCGCATGTCCGCTCCTGAGCCAAGATTGACCGCTTTCATCTTGATCCCCCTCTTTCTTGATTGGAGCTATTTTAGCAGAAACCACCAAACAAGAGTGTTATACTAGAAAAATAAGTTAATTTCAAAAAATGTTTGCTGATCTGTCCATCATTTTTGACTTTCGTTTTAAC contains:
- a CDS encoding heme-binding protein — encoded protein: MIDPSKLRIRRSISDVTAMEMATYVREHFREKFIGKQPRRGAFIVLDPAGEVLVQTPMGDWQPRHNATAHKKARTALFLQANTGPLEQKIRNGHGKDIETTFEGGVALFALDDCSPESFVGVAAFSGVPDSKKDVELVVEAANSVRLFAQS
- a CDS encoding DUF5680 domain-containing protein gives rise to the protein MLRVKEVRDFVIESRYHHLSGKESERPAAVLLPRAEVWVYSRKRFRFEIWSVGSKVTQSQELVFADEEPIWGMTLRGLLRTTRRDADAFLRQVSRQLLHSVRLGRGEIDFEDGGMVYYSQTYEMFNSGFGKFAGYETAGIYMGPDDFYESSFAGGWIKN
- a CDS encoding DMT family transporter — encoded protein: MAILFAFLAFFGWGVGDIFGAVATRKIGPYSTTIWFIVFQFLLFIVFAPFFLSDLKNLTFALLLLNLALGLVAAAASTTFYEAMKEGSASLAGTLVGSFAALTVILSLIFLGEKINQPQSLSIIIIFAGIVISSLDFQDLKAQKLLSSRSVLFALVSMVCWGVYWAFLKIPVQELGWYWPIVLSQLMYVFVYFFMRVRRIKLVKPTFQGILPVLILNSLILGIGSFSYNLGIERGLVAVVAPIAGAYSALFAVLAYFVFRDPLRKKEIFGIVITLFGIVLLSIFSA
- a CDS encoding type II toxin-antitoxin system death-on-curing family toxin, which codes for MKYPSLDEVVALHFRITEKTGGSQGVRDWGLLASALGRPQASFAGEDLYPSLELKAAALIQSLSSNHPFVDGNKRTALATLEYFLFLNKGELRATQRERVDFTLWVENEKPSLEEISLWIKKHFK
- a CDS encoding DUF5317 family protein; amino-acid sequence: MQGSLTKKQAVDRELLKGCSAVAALLLLVVQFAAIRLADTDLTVRILVPLTIACAPIVLWIYRDRLGVVVMFVGLATNLSVILANGGLMPVERPVLARAINSDYALNYEAGAWAPQTKNVVVEEGEGNLTALRDQIVIKLIRGGVIASPGDIVVLSGLLLLVTEEVWRGKKREKRRGKSK
- a CDS encoding CAP domain-containing protein, giving the protein MRSKLIVAVATGLMLLTLACRSEAKKEAAVAGATVEPVPTATVVVLPTATPAPPANPADQLFLLLNEQRMRTGRNALRLDPTLSIVAQYRAEDMALNHYFGHAPPDGCNFVCLMDQARIGHAWAGENLAWNNWPIEGTATRAAKMLWESLPHRANTLNPHYERIGIGVVIAESGRYTYAVIYEGSLP
- a CDS encoding VanZ family protein; protein product: MKTKMLAVFTVVSVFSAVLLVVLSMVPVSWTFISPELDPLAHIAGGLSLTVMVGLGLSTTTNHRDNPLITTLRILAAAVFAFAVWAAIEALQSFVPNHGPEMADVRADLAGVLIGLAILFLLEPAIALVLRRQIES
- a CDS encoding SET domain-containing protein-lysine N-methyltransferase — protein: MKTDQVFLEHSNIDGQGVFAARNFHKGEVVLQWDTSHLLTKKEFAQLSDKDQEYVAFKDGKYVAMQEPERYVNHSCDANTEPREFSDIATRTIQKGEEITSDYSQDMPPGMEMACNCGSKNCKRSIKEIS
- a CDS encoding tRNA-binding protein, which encodes MISYEDFSKLDIRLGEIIKVEDFPQARKPAYKLTIDFGPEIGIKKSSARVADLYKKEELTGTLVLGVVNFPAKQIGPFISECLTLGVPDEQGRVVLVRPDKDAKIGGKLF
- a CDS encoding TetR/AcrR family transcriptional regulator; translated protein: MPRPYHSVKRLETVTRTRRRILDSALALIIDEGLCAANIRTIAKSAGFTRPTVYQHFHSLEALLITIFEDEVGRIKEGDLHSTETASLHADPVVALREVLKTWVRVWCRYYEIMRSLEGFFTLRGEKFQPQEELEILQRHQIENLVKRLSAGKLKKGVSQAQAVRTLCLLCSFGTFNQLSNFAAFDHLRRETEPSVREIAATLFSIAQGAVLKEY
- a CDS encoding DNA-binding protein is translated as MKFHTFRLHPREKLRASLLQYCADNSITASTIISIVGGLNQVTLRMPGATPEKADKKVFEEDLEIVSVEGTLGEGESHIHISVSRKDGSVVGGHLKEGTVRITAEVTLVEFEDRVFSRELDPETSFEELVVKVK